Proteins encoded in a region of the Trypanosoma brucei brucei TREU927 chromosome 5, complete sequence genome:
- a CDS encoding variant surface glycoprotein (VSG, atypical), putative, with amino-acid sequence MSKNPPQLKSMLFICTFLTSSGVRAKTEPASTKITSRCLEAQYTTHLATDLEGRTTGLNQALTTLKQHLNAWKLLAQAAEAADIRGGAYLLASSAEEEVRRKEQEIQTYTDTIQTAVTRLRRRALYTAALDSIDYKKAAAAPTKGTGAASEFTCAQVFPATAASTKPDCKLDDLTTIFNGDKTLNLEGVHTIKLLTEESLAPPQPKVVSTAKGNQADYNLAPLTPGKCATSASGGADVYVKLDISADPSAKATAEPVQLHKPPGPGPNCIPEPDTKEQIITNNDYVIAAVCRALHASKPAISKPEDYGGDTIATNRANQQLFADYIAETTGEQMTKEQIEAKLKDMYSTKGNNFENNFIKTLNSVTATYTTEDKTKTGKLLEIAKDGNTVKAFAYLDARRTDTKKKADDGREKDGAKKTDTKNKTEEKKDGDNKTTTADCTGTEEGKCDKTKCDWNAEKKQCKVKEGAAVISAVIKAPLLLAVLLP; translated from the coding sequence ATGTCTAAAAACCCTCCGCAACTGAAATCAATGCTATTTATATGCACGTTTCTAACTTCCAGCGGCGTGCGAGCAAAGACGGAACCAGCGAGTACAAAGATAACGTCAAGGTGTCTTGAGGCGCAGTATACTACGCACCTAGCAACGGATTTGGAAGGCCGTACAACAGGCCTCAATCAAGCACTAACAACACTAAAACAACACTTGAATGCGTGGAAGCTGCTGGCACAAGCAGCAGAAGCCGCAGACATCCGGGGAGGAGCGTACCTTCTGGCCTCGTCcgcggaagaggaggtaaggcgaaaagaacaagaaatACAAACATACACCGacacaatacaaacagctgTCACGAGGCTTCGGCGGAGGGCGTTATACACAGCTGCACTAGACAGCATTGACTATAAAAAGGCGGCGGCCGCGCCAACAAAAGGGACCGGCGCCGCCAGCGAATTTACATGCGCACAGGTTTTCCCAGCCACAGCAGCATCAACAAAACCAGACTGTAAACTAGACGACCTAACGACGATCTTCAACGGCGACAAGACGCTAAACCTGGAGGGAGTACACACAATAAAACTGCTGACAGAGGAATCGCTGGCGCCACCGCAACCAAAAGTCGTATCCACAGCCAAGGGCAACCAAGCCGATTACAACCTGGCTCCACTAACGCCCGGCAAATGCGCAACAAGCGCAAGCGGAGGCGCCGACGTCTATGTCAAACTGGATATTTCAGCAGATCCGTCAGCGAAAGCAACAGCCGAACCAGTACAACTCCACAAGCCACCAGGTCCAGGACCAAACTGCATACCGGAGCCAGACACCAAAGAACAGATCATCACAAACAACGACTATGTCATCGCTGCGGTCTGCCGAGCACTCCACGCAAGCAAACCAGCCATTTCTAAACCAGAAGACTACGGCGGTGACACGATCGCCACAAACAGGGCAAACCAGCAACTTTTTGCTGACTATATCGCAGAAACAACGGGGGAACAGATGACCAAGGAGCAGATAGAAGCCAAACTTAAGGACATGTACAGCACCAAGGGAAATAACTTCGAAAATAACTTCATCAAAACCCTTAACAGCGTAACAGCGACGTATACGACAGAAGATAAAACCAAAACTGGCAAGCTTCTAGAAATAGCAAAAGATGGAAACACAGTAAAAGCCTTCGCTTACTTGGATGCCAGAAGGACAgacactaaaaaaaaagccgatGACGGCAGGGAAAAGGACGGCGCGAAGAAAAcagacacaaaaaacaaaaccgaagaaaagaaagacggggatAATAAAACAACCACAGCTGATTGCACAGGCACTGAAGAAGGTAAATGTGACAAGACAAAATGCGATTGGAACGCTGAGAAAAAACAGTGCAAAGTCAAAGAGGGAGCGGCTGTTATTTCAGCTGTAATTAaagcccctcttttgcttgcagttttgcTTCCATAa
- a CDS encoding variant surface glycoprotein (VSG, atypical), putative, which translates to MRLQLQQLINYLMLAVAALYLQSSLACANKPAKGTEANTNIKNPCQEKKFNDKLIQIYEASLAGARRTLAELASDSRKIKLALCKEQDANRASALTLLETLTDYSLRKANMELTTKSAAVTAAVTVLNKRNAHLLTLMGIKPGEVTYPDAAETADATTEMSASSRSCTVKPKFAPTTGEACPVENGNYDSQETAAAKLVTLRSYTPIADAEFAAHQLTVKIGGKGDVNSGNAPLTTKDGCSSSAGHNKGNIDTGMIILGISPTKSTYTTQTTYLVGGDKETEECAAEEEPETKYFVTAKHLAYTLCRIRNNLPKMPERPLTKKIKALRAEADVQQLAYLALNGKPTKETTTKQKEEEAEKLLGTEDKTAEAKFVEPYNSQKFDFESTATDGGKSLTDLVDGDDYGLGLAICHYEATKKAIATTKTTPKGDGKTDSADKTEEKKDGDNKTTAAECKATEEGKCDKTKCTWNAEKKQFKVKEGAAVISAVIKAPLLLAFLLI; encoded by the coding sequence ATGAGACTTCAACTGCAGCAACTAATCAACTATTTAATGCTAGCAGTAGCAGCACTATACCTACAAAGCAGCCTGGCATGTGCGAACAAGCCGGCAAAAGGCACTGAAGCCAATACCAATATAAAAAATCCATGTCAGGAAAAAAAGTTCAATGACAAGCTGATACAAATTTATGAAGCTTCGCTAGCTGGCGCCCGCAGAACCCTAGCCGAGCTAGCGTCCGACAGCAGAAAGATCAAACTAGCGCTATGCAAAGAACAAGACGCCAACAGAGCGTCTGCGCTAACCCTGCTAGAAACCCTGACGGACTATTCCCTTCGTAAAGCCAACATGGAACTAACGACAAAATCAGCCGCCGTAACAGCAGCAGTAACGGTCCTGAACAAAAGGAACGCCCACCTTTTAACCCTCATGGGCATAAAGCCCGGCGAAGTAACTTACCCAGATGCAGCAGAAACGGCTGACGCAACAACCGAAATGAGCGCCAGCAGCCGAAGTTGTACAGTAAAACCGAAATTTGCCCCAACAACGGGCGAAGCTTGCCCGGTCGAAAACGGCAATTACGACTCACAAgaaacagcagcggcaaagCTCGTCACTCTAAGGAGCTATACGCCAATAGCAGACGCCGAATTCGCCGCCCACCAGTTAACGGTGAAAATTGGTGGCAAAGGGGACGTGAACTCCGGCAACGCCCCGCTAACGACCAAAGATGGCTGCAGCAGCTCTGCAGGCCACAACAAGGGCAACATCGATACCGGAATGATCATTCTCGGCATATCGCCAACAAAATCGACATATACCACCCAAACAACTTATTTAGTCGGCGGTGACAAGGAAACCGAAGAATGCGCTGCTGAGGAGGAACCCGAAACAAAATATTTCGTAACAGCAAAACACCTAGCTTACACTCTGTGTAGAATAAGAAACAACCTCCCCAAGATGCCAGAAAGGCCACTtaccaaaaaaataaaggcacTACGGGCAGAAGCCGATGTCCAACAGCTAGCATACCTGGCACTCAACGGCAAACCGACCAaagaaacgacaacaaagcagaaagaagaggaagcggAAAAACTGTTAGGCACAGAAGACAAAACCGCAGAGGCTAAATTCGTAGAACCCTACAACTCCCAAAAGTTTGACTTCGAATCCACTGCGACAGACGGCGGCAAAAGCCTCACTGACCTAGTCGACGGCGATGACTACGGGCTCGGGCTAGCGATCTGCCATTATGAAGCGACCAAAAAAGCAATAGCAACAACGAAAACCACACCTAAGGGAGACGGAAAAACAGATTCAGcagacaaaacagaagaaaagaaagacggggaCAATAAAACAACTGCAGCTGAGTGCAAAGCCACTGAAGAAGGTAAATGTGACAAGACAAAATGCACTTGGAACGCTGAGAAAAAACAGTTCAAAGTTAAAGAGGGAGCGGCAGTTATTTCAGCTGTAATTAaagcccctcttttgcttgcatttttgcttatATAA